From Hartmannibacter diazotrophicus, a single genomic window includes:
- a CDS encoding aspartate aminotransferase family protein — MLTNDQLAQWDRENFFHPSTHLAQHARGETPSRIITGGSGVHIEDRDGTKLLDAFAGLYCVNVGYGRTEISEAIAAQAKELAYYHAYVGHGTEASITLAKMILDRAPKNMSKVYFGLGGSDANETNIKLVWYYNNILGRPEKKKIISRWRGYHGSGLMTGSLTGLELFHKKFDLPLANVLHTEAPFYFRRADLGMSEADFVAHCAAELGSLIEREGAETIAAFIGEPVLGTGGIVPPPKGYWDAIGPILKKHDILMIADEVVTGFGRLGTMFGSDHYGIEADIITIAKGLTSAYAPLSGSIVSGKVWKVLEQGTDEFGAIGHGWTYSAHPIGAAAGVANLKLIDDLGLVENAGMVGAYLKAGLASALGHHPNVGEIRGEGMLAAVEFVEDKESRSFFDPAKKVGPQVSAALLRRGVIARAMPQGDILGFAPPLCLTQAEADEIVAKTADAVKEVF; from the coding sequence ATGCTCACCAACGACCAGCTTGCCCAATGGGACCGGGAAAACTTCTTCCATCCCTCCACCCACCTTGCCCAGCATGCGCGCGGTGAAACGCCGAGCCGCATCATCACCGGCGGCTCGGGCGTGCATATCGAGGACCGGGACGGAACAAAGCTGCTCGATGCCTTCGCGGGGCTCTATTGCGTCAACGTCGGTTATGGCCGCACGGAAATCTCCGAGGCGATTGCGGCGCAGGCGAAGGAGCTTGCCTACTACCACGCCTATGTCGGACACGGCACCGAGGCTTCGATCACGCTGGCGAAGATGATCCTCGACCGGGCGCCGAAGAACATGTCGAAGGTCTATTTCGGTCTTGGCGGGTCGGATGCAAACGAAACCAACATCAAGCTCGTCTGGTACTACAACAACATCCTCGGCCGGCCGGAAAAGAAGAAGATCATCTCGCGCTGGCGCGGCTATCACGGCTCGGGCCTGATGACGGGCTCGCTCACGGGCCTCGAACTCTTCCACAAGAAGTTCGATCTGCCGCTGGCGAATGTCCTTCACACCGAGGCACCGTTCTATTTCCGCCGCGCCGATCTCGGCATGAGCGAAGCGGACTTCGTCGCCCATTGCGCAGCGGAACTGGGATCCCTCATCGAGCGCGAAGGCGCCGAGACCATCGCCGCCTTCATTGGTGAGCCCGTGCTCGGCACCGGTGGCATCGTGCCGCCGCCGAAGGGCTATTGGGACGCTATCGGCCCGATCCTGAAGAAGCACGACATCCTCATGATCGCCGACGAGGTCGTGACCGGTTTCGGCCGTCTCGGCACCATGTTCGGCTCCGATCACTACGGCATCGAAGCCGACATCATCACCATCGCCAAGGGCCTGACTTCGGCCTATGCGCCGCTCTCGGGTTCCATCGTCTCAGGCAAGGTCTGGAAGGTGCTGGAGCAGGGTACCGACGAATTCGGCGCGATCGGCCACGGCTGGACCTATTCGGCCCATCCGATCGGGGCAGCGGCAGGCGTCGCCAACCTGAAGCTCATCGACGATCTTGGGCTGGTGGAAAATGCCGGCATGGTCGGCGCCTATCTGAAGGCGGGGCTCGCCTCCGCGCTCGGCCATCACCCGAATGTCGGCGAGATACGCGGCGAGGGAATGCTGGCGGCTGTCGAATTCGTCGAGGACAAGGAGAGCCGCAGCTTCTTCGATCCGGCAAAGAAGGTCGGGCCGCAGGTTTCGGCGGCGCTCCTGAGGCGCGGCGTCATCGCCCGCGCGATGCCGCAGGGGGATATCCTCGGCTTCGCCCCGCCGCTTTGCCTGACGCAGGCCGAGGCGGATGAAATCGTCGCCAAGACGGCGGATGCCGTCAAGGAAGTCTTCTGA
- a CDS encoding molybdopterin cofactor-binding domain-containing protein, which translates to MAAAAGRIVNEKTAASQCYGGQIRGIGGALMEGLDIDPRSRLIVKHDPAHYHAPANADAGALDVVFLPERDGLASPQAKAGIGRWATFQNHQRPHAAHGGQPPAMVYFNQFETGQQAQRVA; encoded by the coding sequence GTGGCCGCCGCCGCCGGACGGATCGTCAACGAGAAGACCGCGGCGTCGCAGTGCTACGGCGGTCAAATCCGGGGTATCGGCGGCGCCCTCATGGAAGGGCTCGACATCGATCCGCGGTCGAGGCTGATCGTCAAACACGATCCGGCGCACTATCACGCACCGGCCAATGCGGATGCCGGCGCCCTCGACGTCGTTTTCCTGCCCGAGCGGGACGGCCTTGCGAGCCCGCAGGCGAAGGCGGGCATCGGCCGATGGGCCACCTTCCAAAACCACCAGCGGCCCCACGCCGCCCATGGCGGACAGCCGCCCGCCATGGTCTACTTCAACCAGTTCGAAACCGGCCAGCAGGCGCAGAGAGTCGCTTAA
- a CDS encoding efflux RND transporter periplasmic adaptor subunit, protein MMKSWKAMVVLLLLAGSFGADAHAQSAAPVVTVAKPVVRDVVDNDEFIGRFQAVNEVSVRARVGGYLDQIHFVDGALVKKGDPLFTIDQRPFKAALDEATAALDVANSTLEYAQAQYQRAQSLAPGVAQSAATLDDRRREWITAQANVRGAQAAVDRARLDLDYTTITAPIGGRIDRHLVSIGNLVQANDTVLTTIVSLDPIDFYFNVDERRMLNFAKTARDRGSDLQQGSSGLPVKVSIIDSTQEPFVGKLDFAENRIDNETGTIQLRARFDNPDYVLLPGLFGRASVEASNTYSAILVPDEAIGSDLNQRVVYVVGDDGTVLSRPVRPGPRLYGYRVIREGMTGDETIVVKGLVRVRPGMKVEAEMVTLPPEAEVAPPESVLEENAQ, encoded by the coding sequence ATCATGAAATCCTGGAAAGCAATGGTCGTCCTCTTGCTGCTGGCAGGCAGCTTCGGGGCGGACGCTCATGCACAATCGGCAGCGCCGGTTGTCACCGTGGCAAAGCCCGTCGTCCGCGATGTCGTCGACAACGACGAATTCATCGGCCGCTTCCAGGCCGTCAACGAGGTGTCCGTCAGGGCGCGCGTCGGGGGGTATCTCGACCAGATTCACTTCGTCGACGGTGCATTGGTAAAAAAAGGCGATCCGCTCTTCACCATCGATCAGAGGCCCTTCAAGGCAGCGCTCGACGAGGCGACGGCCGCCCTCGACGTTGCCAATTCGACGCTGGAATATGCGCAGGCGCAGTACCAGAGGGCGCAATCGCTGGCGCCGGGCGTTGCCCAGTCCGCCGCGACGCTCGACGATCGCCGGCGCGAATGGATCACGGCGCAAGCCAATGTTCGCGGCGCTCAGGCTGCGGTCGATCGCGCCAGGCTCGATCTTGACTACACGACCATCACCGCCCCGATCGGCGGTCGCATCGACCGGCATCTGGTCTCGATCGGCAATCTCGTCCAGGCCAATGACACGGTGCTCACGACCATCGTTTCGCTGGACCCGATCGACTTCTATTTCAATGTCGACGAACGGCGGATGCTCAACTTCGCAAAGACCGCGCGCGACCGCGGCAGCGATCTGCAGCAGGGCAGCAGCGGCCTGCCCGTGAAGGTCTCGATCATCGATTCAACGCAAGAGCCCTTCGTCGGCAAGCTCGACTTCGCCGAAAACCGCATCGACAACGAGACCGGCACAATCCAGCTCCGGGCCCGGTTCGACAATCCGGACTACGTCCTGCTTCCCGGACTGTTTGGAAGGGCCTCCGTGGAGGCTTCGAACACCTATAGCGCCATCCTTGTTCCCGATGAGGCCATCGGTTCAGACCTCAACCAGCGGGTCGTCTATGTCGTCGGTGACGATGGAACCGTCCTGTCGAGGCCCGTGAGGCCCGGCCCACGTCTCTACGGCTATCGCGTCATTCGCGAGGGCATGACCGGCGACGAAACGATCGTGGTGAAGGGGCTCGTCCGCGTGAGGCCCGGCATGAAGGTCGAGGCCGAAATGGTAACGTTGCCTCCGGAAGCCGAAGTGGCTCCTCCAGAAAGCGTCCTGGAGGAGAACGCCCAGTGA
- a CDS encoding efflux RND transporter permease subunit: MRFAHFFINRPIFASVLSIILVILGAIAYTQLPVAQFPEIAPPTIVVRASYPGADAETVAATVATPIEQEINGVEDMLYMSSYSTSDGALALTITFKLGTDLDQAQVLVQNRVAIAEPRLPAEVRSTGITTSKSSPDLLMVVHVLSPNSRYDQLYVSNYARSRVRDVLVRQDGVGSISIFGEREYSLRIWLDPEKLAGYGMTASDVIAALREQNVQVSGGSIGAPPNNGENAFQYAVTTLGRFSDARQFRYVVVKSSGDGRLVQLQDIARIELGARDYVTNSYLDGKPAVALGIFARPGANALETSASIQATMERLKQDFPPGLSYEIVYNPTEFIAESINEVYKTIFEAAILVAIVVLVFLQSWRTAIIPIVAIPVSLIGTFAMLLALGFSLNNLTLFGLVLAIGIVVDDAIVVVENVERNLAQGMSPRDASHTTMDEVGAAVIAISLVLIAVFVPTTFIPGITGQFYRQFAVTISVATAISAINSLTLSPALAAIVLRPHDNHASGGNPISRMTRVFADGFNRGFDRLSRGYAWCVLHLVQTRTALLVGLLVFACLLGSTWYMGRIVPGGFIPQMDQGYAIVVVQLPEGSSLARTDAAVRQATDVALKTDGIAHAVAFSGFSGATFTNASNQGVIFATFDPFEKRLEHGQTAAAVIGGLYRNMQAIQEAFIIAIPPPSVRGIGNAGGFKMQLMDLDSGDMRRVLGLAYQLAGKANATPGLTGVFTTFSASTPQYFLDVDREKARILNVPISNIFETLSNNLGIAYVNDFNAFGRTYQVRAQADERFRMDRDDILGLRVRSSTNALVPLGTLVDIKDVSGPSLVQHYNMYVSVPVQGNPAPGVATGTALESMEKLADETLAPGTTFEWTELALQERSTSNIAIYIFALSVVFVFLALAAQYESWILPLAIILIVPLAVLAALIGVHLRGMDNNILTQIGLIVLIGLAAKNAILIVEFARQAQADGKSPVEAAVEACQLRLRPILMTAFAFILGVVPLMIATGPGAEMRQSLGTAVFSGMLGVTFFGLFLTPVFYVVLRSIRRSRPLPVESKA; encoded by the coding sequence GTGAGATTCGCTCATTTCTTCATCAATCGACCGATCTTCGCATCGGTCCTCTCGATCATTCTGGTGATCCTCGGCGCCATTGCCTATACGCAATTGCCCGTCGCCCAGTTTCCCGAGATTGCACCGCCGACGATCGTCGTGCGGGCTTCCTACCCCGGCGCCGATGCGGAGACCGTCGCGGCGACCGTTGCAACGCCGATCGAACAGGAGATCAACGGCGTCGAGGACATGCTCTACATGTCTTCCTATTCCACCAGCGACGGTGCTTTGGCGCTGACGATCACCTTCAAGCTCGGCACCGATCTCGATCAGGCGCAGGTTCTCGTCCAGAACCGTGTTGCCATCGCCGAGCCACGCCTGCCGGCCGAGGTTCGCAGCACCGGCATCACGACCTCGAAGAGTTCCCCCGACCTTCTGATGGTCGTGCACGTCCTGTCGCCAAACAGCCGCTACGACCAGCTCTATGTGTCGAACTATGCGCGCAGCCGCGTACGCGACGTTCTGGTGCGCCAGGATGGCGTCGGCTCCATTTCGATCTTCGGCGAGCGCGAATATTCCCTGAGAATCTGGCTCGATCCGGAAAAGCTTGCCGGCTACGGCATGACGGCCAGCGATGTGATCGCCGCCCTTCGCGAGCAGAACGTCCAGGTGTCTGGCGGCTCGATCGGGGCGCCGCCCAACAACGGAGAAAACGCGTTCCAGTATGCGGTCACGACACTTGGCCGCTTCTCGGATGCGAGGCAATTCCGTTACGTCGTCGTCAAGTCGTCGGGCGACGGACGGCTCGTCCAGTTGCAGGACATCGCTCGCATCGAACTTGGCGCGCGTGACTATGTGACGAACAGCTATCTGGACGGCAAGCCGGCCGTCGCGCTCGGCATTTTTGCCCGTCCCGGGGCCAATGCACTGGAGACGTCCGCGAGCATTCAGGCCACGATGGAACGGCTCAAGCAAGACTTCCCGCCGGGCCTCTCCTACGAAATCGTCTACAATCCGACCGAGTTCATCGCCGAGTCGATCAACGAGGTCTACAAGACGATCTTCGAGGCGGCGATCCTCGTCGCGATCGTGGTGCTCGTCTTCCTTCAGTCATGGCGGACGGCGATCATTCCGATTGTCGCGATCCCGGTCTCCCTGATCGGCACCTTCGCGATGCTGCTCGCGCTCGGCTTCTCGCTGAACAACCTGACCCTGTTCGGCCTTGTCCTGGCGATCGGCATCGTGGTGGACGATGCCATCGTCGTCGTCGAGAACGTCGAACGAAATCTGGCGCAAGGCATGTCGCCGCGGGATGCCTCGCACACGACGATGGACGAGGTCGGCGCCGCGGTCATCGCGATTTCGCTGGTCCTCATCGCTGTCTTCGTTCCGACCACCTTCATTCCCGGAATCACCGGACAATTCTACCGTCAGTTCGCCGTCACGATTTCGGTCGCGACCGCGATTTCTGCCATCAACTCTCTGACGCTGTCGCCGGCGCTTGCCGCGATCGTCCTGCGTCCGCATGACAATCATGCGAGCGGTGGCAATCCGATTTCGCGGATGACTCGTGTCTTCGCCGATGGGTTCAACCGCGGCTTCGACCGGCTGAGCCGCGGATATGCGTGGTGCGTCCTGCATCTCGTGCAGACGCGCACGGCCTTGCTCGTCGGACTGCTGGTGTTTGCCTGCCTGCTCGGGTCCACCTGGTATATGGGCAGGATCGTACCCGGCGGGTTCATTCCCCAGATGGACCAGGGATATGCGATCGTCGTCGTGCAGCTTCCGGAGGGCTCATCGCTGGCACGGACCGATGCGGCCGTGCGTCAGGCAACCGACGTCGCCCTGAAGACCGACGGCATTGCCCACGCCGTGGCTTTCTCCGGCTTCAGCGGAGCGACCTTCACCAACGCGTCCAACCAGGGTGTCATCTTCGCCACCTTCGACCCGTTCGAGAAGAGGCTTGAGCATGGCCAAACGGCGGCCGCCGTCATCGGCGGCCTTTATCGGAACATGCAGGCTATTCAGGAGGCTTTCATCATCGCGATCCCTCCGCCATCCGTGCGGGGCATCGGCAATGCGGGCGGCTTCAAGATGCAGTTGATGGACCTCGACAGCGGCGACATGCGACGGGTCCTCGGGCTGGCCTACCAGTTGGCCGGAAAGGCAAACGCCACGCCGGGACTGACCGGCGTGTTCACGACGTTCTCGGCTTCCACCCCGCAGTATTTTCTCGATGTCGACCGGGAGAAGGCCCGCATCCTGAACGTTCCGATCTCGAATATCTTCGAGACGTTGTCCAACAACCTTGGAATTGCATACGTCAACGATTTCAATGCCTTTGGTCGAACCTACCAGGTTCGGGCACAGGCCGATGAGCGTTTCCGGATGGACCGCGACGATATCCTGGGGTTGAGGGTCCGTTCCTCGACCAACGCCCTCGTTCCGCTCGGAACCCTTGTCGACATCAAGGATGTCAGCGGTCCGTCCCTTGTTCAGCACTACAACATGTATGTCTCCGTGCCGGTTCAGGGCAATCCGGCTCCGGGCGTCGCGACGGGCACCGCGCTCGAAAGCATGGAGAAACTGGCCGACGAGACGCTCGCGCCGGGCACGACCTTCGAGTGGACCGAATTGGCCCTCCAGGAGCGCAGCACCAGCAACATCGCGATCTATATCTTCGCTCTTTCGGTCGTCTTCGTCTTCCTCGCACTGGCGGCGCAATATGAAAGTTGGATCCTGCCGCTCGCGATCATCCTCATCGTTCCCCTGGCCGTGCTCGCCGCCCTGATCGGAGTGCATCTGCGCGGAATGGACAACAACATCCTCACGCAGATCGGCCTCATCGTCCTGATCGGTCTGGCCGCCAAGAACGCGATCCTGATCGTGGAGTTTGCACGGCAGGCTCAAGCCGACGGGAAGAGCCCAGTCGAGGCGGCAGTGGAGGCCTGCCAGTTGCGGCTGCGGCCGATCCTGATGACGGCCTTTGCGTTCATCCTCGGCGTCGTGCCGCTGATGATCGCGACGGGGCCGGGCGCCGAAATGCGTCAGTCCCTGGGAACTGCGGTCTTCTCCGGCATGCTCGGGGTGACGTTCTTCGGCCTCTTCCTGACGCCGGTCTTCTATGTGGTGTTGCGCTCGATCCGACGCTCACGGCCGTTGCCGGTGGAGAGCAAGGCATAA
- the oxlT gene encoding oxalate/formate MFS antiporter, with protein MSAQTLTAPPASPTANRWAQLVTGMVCMVAAANIQYSWTLFVPEIQETHGWTRAAIQVAFTIFVVVQTWASPIVGYFIDRYGPRNVVLFGGLLTGTSWVIDSYATSLTGFYVGAVAGGIGVGCVYATCINNALKWFPDRRGLAVGMTAAGYGSGTALTILPIAAVIESSGYQTAFFWFGLLQGAVILVASFGLKAPGKNEVQFSSSVLQSRRDYTLKEALQTKVFWVMLLMFTCTVTGGLMAVAQLGVIASDLGVKEFEVNLYFFAMAALPFALMLDRILNGVSRPLFGWVSDKIGREKTMFVAFSMEGIGIVALAYFGHNPWAFIFLSGMVFLAWGEVYSLFSATAADTFGSAHIGKIYGVLYCAKGVAALLVPMANVLMEMTGTWSSVLYTVACMDILAAVLAITVLRPMLVRHHEGNGVEYTSKVVHA; from the coding sequence ATGTCAGCTCAAACACTTACCGCTCCGCCGGCATCCCCGACGGCCAACCGCTGGGCACAGCTCGTGACCGGCATGGTCTGCATGGTCGCCGCCGCAAACATTCAGTATTCCTGGACGCTCTTCGTTCCCGAAATCCAGGAAACGCATGGCTGGACGCGCGCCGCGATCCAGGTCGCCTTCACCATCTTCGTCGTCGTCCAGACATGGGCCTCGCCCATCGTCGGCTATTTCATCGATCGCTACGGCCCGCGCAACGTCGTGCTGTTCGGCGGTCTTCTGACCGGCACGTCCTGGGTCATCGATTCCTATGCCACCTCGCTCACCGGCTTCTACGTCGGCGCGGTCGCCGGTGGCATCGGTGTCGGCTGCGTCTACGCGACCTGCATCAACAACGCCCTGAAATGGTTCCCCGACCGCCGCGGCCTCGCGGTTGGCATGACGGCGGCCGGCTACGGCTCCGGCACCGCCCTCACGATCCTGCCGATCGCCGCCGTGATCGAGTCGAGCGGCTATCAGACGGCCTTCTTCTGGTTCGGCCTGCTGCAGGGCGCCGTCATCCTGGTCGCCTCCTTCGGCCTCAAGGCTCCGGGCAAGAACGAAGTCCAGTTCTCCAGCTCCGTGCTCCAGAGCCGGCGCGACTACACCCTCAAGGAAGCACTGCAGACCAAGGTCTTCTGGGTCATGCTGCTGATGTTCACCTGCACGGTGACCGGCGGCCTGATGGCGGTGGCTCAGCTCGGCGTCATCGCGTCCGACCTTGGGGTCAAGGAGTTCGAGGTCAACCTCTACTTCTTCGCCATGGCCGCCCTGCCCTTCGCCCTCATGCTGGACCGCATCCTCAACGGCGTGTCGCGTCCGCTGTTCGGCTGGGTGTCCGACAAGATCGGCCGCGAGAAGACGATGTTCGTCGCCTTCTCGATGGAAGGTATCGGCATCGTCGCGCTCGCCTACTTCGGTCACAACCCGTGGGCCTTCATCTTCCTGTCCGGCATGGTCTTCCTGGCCTGGGGCGAGGTCTACAGCCTCTTCTCGGCCACGGCGGCCGACACCTTCGGCAGCGCCCACATCGGCAAGATCTACGGCGTTCTCTACTGCGCCAAGGGCGTGGCCGCCCTGCTCGTCCCGATGGCGAACGTCCTGATGGAGATGACCGGCACGTGGTCGTCGGTACTCTATACGGTCGCCTGCATGGACATCCTGGCCGCCGTCCTCGCCATCACGGTGCTGAGGCCCATGCTGGTCCGGCATCACGAAGGCAACGGCGTCGAATACACCTCGAAAGTCGTGCACGCCTGA
- a CDS encoding sigma-54-dependent transcriptional regulator: MPDSLETIPILLVDDEEDMRQSVGQWLTLAGYEVETHSSAAPALQAIAGGHPGILVTDLRLPGMDGMDLLRRVLALDADVPVVVMTGHGDVTTAVEAMRLGAYDFIEKPFAPDRLTDIVRRACEKRRLVLDNRMLRRSVAEDALEARIVGTSPQARRLRAAVAEIAASDASVVLRGETGVGKDLIARSIHDFGRRARNQFVAINCAAIPETMVESELFGHEAGAFTSAVARRVGKLEFAHRGTLFLDEIESMPLAVQAKLLRALQERTIERLGSNRQIEADTRTIAASKVDLRLAGDEGRFRSDLYYRLCVVELHIPPLRERPDDIVLLFEHFVALSCERHGREKRPIRAATLAALRAHTWPGNVRELRNAAERYALGFGEALEPQLGQSSAEQAGGLSLADQLEQAERQIIERCLAETGGNIAAVMDRLGVPRRTLNEKMARLGIDRSTFAGPERQSSTRQA; the protein is encoded by the coding sequence TTGCCTGACAGCCTTGAGACGATCCCGATCCTCCTCGTCGACGACGAAGAGGACATGCGCCAGTCCGTCGGCCAGTGGCTGACGCTGGCCGGCTACGAGGTCGAGACCCATTCATCCGCCGCTCCGGCCCTCCAGGCCATTGCAGGCGGGCATCCCGGCATTCTCGTCACCGATCTGCGGCTGCCGGGCATGGACGGCATGGACTTGCTGAGACGCGTGCTCGCGCTCGACGCCGACGTGCCTGTGGTCGTGATGACCGGCCATGGCGACGTCACGACGGCGGTGGAGGCCATGCGCCTCGGCGCCTACGACTTCATCGAAAAGCCCTTCGCGCCGGACCGCCTGACCGACATCGTTCGCCGGGCCTGCGAGAAACGCCGCCTAGTCCTCGACAATCGCATGCTGAGGCGCTCCGTTGCGGAGGACGCGCTCGAGGCGCGCATCGTCGGGACATCGCCGCAAGCTCGCCGGCTGCGGGCGGCCGTTGCGGAAATCGCCGCCAGCGACGCCTCCGTCGTGCTGCGCGGCGAGACGGGAGTCGGCAAGGATCTCATCGCACGATCGATCCATGATTTCGGCCGCCGCGCCCGCAATCAGTTCGTCGCCATCAACTGCGCGGCCATTCCCGAGACAATGGTGGAGAGCGAGCTTTTCGGGCATGAGGCCGGCGCCTTCACCAGTGCCGTGGCACGGCGCGTCGGCAAGCTCGAGTTCGCCCACCGCGGCACGCTTTTCCTCGATGAAATCGAGAGCATGCCGCTCGCCGTTCAGGCCAAGCTGCTGAGGGCCCTGCAGGAGCGGACCATCGAGCGGCTCGGCTCCAACCGGCAGATCGAGGCCGACACCCGAACGATCGCCGCAAGCAAGGTCGACCTTCGGCTGGCCGGCGACGAGGGCCGGTTCCGGTCCGACCTCTACTACAGACTCTGCGTGGTCGAACTGCACATTCCGCCCCTGCGAGAGCGGCCGGACGATATCGTCCTGCTGTTCGAGCATTTCGTAGCCCTGAGCTGCGAGCGGCACGGACGGGAAAAGCGACCGATCCGAGCCGCGACGCTCGCCGCTCTCAGGGCACATACGTGGCCCGGCAATGTGCGCGAATTGCGCAATGCGGCCGAACGCTATGCCCTCGGCTTCGGTGAAGCGCTGGAGCCCCAGTTGGGCCAGTCCTCGGCGGAACAGGCGGGCGGGCTTTCCCTGGCCGACCAGTTGGAGCAGGCCGAACGGCAGATCATCGAACGCTGTCTTGCGGAAACGGGCGGCAACATTGCCGCCGTCATGGACCGGCTTGGTGTTCCGCGCCGGACGCTGAACGAGAAGATGGCAAGGCTCGGCATCGACCGCAGCACCTTTGCCGGTCCCGAGCGCCAGAGCAGCACGCGGCAGGCCTGA
- a CDS encoding sensor histidine kinase, with protein sequence MRLKMPLNTIVFTVAAMLVIAGTAAVCAIVWRNGELASLRETGEHRLTFATSQLQNEISRQDYIHHIIALDPDVKDVLAASPARPGSYPIHRKLAMIGAEANTAAIYVLSRNGTVIAASDDSSPVSVIGTSHLARPYFLGALTDGSSAFFGIDPAAGRTSYFLAEAVRDGETILGVTVVKIDFTAIEGTWEAAEEKIVVTDENGVILLSGIPAWRYRTLAPLPSPTKAEIIYSDRYLGEKLDPLAVTKNDKIGRDRMISVDYAGGVSTYLMQSTQMFEHGLTVHRLVDTTSLIATERDGGIIGATLASLLLTLILYLRQRQRALSIARQSQAELRSAVAERTRELQVANATLQSEFDDHRRTERELRRIQSELLQASKMAALGQTSAALAHEINQPLGAIATYAASARLLDERGERAAVQTNLDAISGLVDRIARITRNLKRFARKSQDDPAVVFRLREAVERVLVLVGPQARGAGITVDTQFGADALICAPPVPVEQVILNLLQNAMDALADTPAPRIDVDITEIDGQAILSVVDNGPGLDGEALERLFEPFFTTKPAGIGLGLGLSISHGIVESLGGRLAADNYPGRGARLVLSLPLHDNSIGHREALAIA encoded by the coding sequence ATGCGCCTCAAGATGCCGCTCAACACGATTGTTTTCACCGTGGCCGCGATGCTTGTCATCGCCGGCACCGCTGCCGTCTGCGCCATCGTCTGGCGCAACGGAGAACTCGCGTCCTTGCGCGAAACGGGCGAACACCGGCTGACCTTCGCGACGTCGCAGCTGCAGAACGAGATTTCGCGGCAAGACTACATCCATCACATCATCGCGCTCGATCCGGATGTGAAGGACGTGCTGGCGGCCTCGCCCGCGCGGCCTGGCAGTTATCCCATCCACCGCAAGCTGGCAATGATCGGTGCGGAAGCCAACACGGCGGCCATCTATGTCCTGTCGCGCAATGGAACGGTGATCGCCGCCAGCGACGATAGTTCCCCCGTCTCCGTGATCGGAACGAGTCACCTCGCCCGGCCCTATTTCCTAGGCGCATTGACAGACGGCAGCAGCGCGTTTTTCGGCATCGACCCGGCCGCCGGCCGGACCTCCTATTTTCTTGCAGAGGCCGTGCGGGATGGCGAGACCATTCTCGGGGTCACCGTGGTCAAGATCGACTTCACCGCCATCGAGGGGACCTGGGAGGCGGCGGAAGAGAAGATCGTCGTCACCGACGAAAATGGCGTCATCCTGCTCTCGGGGATCCCGGCGTGGCGCTATCGGACGCTCGCGCCGCTGCCCTCGCCCACCAAGGCGGAGATCATCTATTCCGACCGCTATCTCGGCGAAAAGCTCGACCCTCTCGCGGTGACCAAGAACGACAAGATCGGCAGGGACCGGATGATTTCCGTCGACTATGCCGGCGGCGTTTCGACCTATCTCATGCAGAGCACGCAGATGTTCGAGCATGGCCTGACGGTTCATCGTCTCGTCGACACCACGTCGCTGATCGCGACCGAGCGGGACGGCGGCATCATCGGAGCAACGCTCGCGTCGCTGCTGCTGACGCTGATCCTCTATCTGCGCCAGCGCCAGCGTGCCCTATCGATCGCGCGCCAGTCCCAGGCCGAGCTCCGGTCGGCAGTCGCGGAGCGGACGCGCGAGCTCCAGGTGGCGAATGCAACGCTGCAGTCCGAGTTCGACGACCACCGGCGCACCGAGCGCGAGTTGCGGCGCATTCAATCCGAATTGTTGCAGGCCTCCAAGATGGCGGCGCTCGGGCAAACCTCGGCCGCTCTGGCACACGAGATCAACCAGCCGCTCGGCGCGATCGCGACCTATGCGGCAAGCGCGCGGTTGCTCGACGAACGGGGCGAGAGGGCTGCGGTTCAAACCAATCTCGACGCCATATCAGGGCTCGTCGACCGGATCGCCCGCATCACCCGGAACCTGAAGCGTTTCGCCCGCAAGAGCCAGGACGATCCGGCCGTCGTATTCCGGTTGCGCGAGGCGGTGGAACGGGTGCTCGTGCTCGTCGGCCCGCAGGCGCGCGGCGCAGGCATCACGGTCGACACGCAGTTTGGGGCCGATGCGCTGATCTGCGCGCCGCCTGTGCCTGTCGAACAGGTCATCCTCAATCTCCTGCAGAATGCCATGGATGCGTTGGCAGATACGCCCGCGCCGCGGATCGATGTCGACATCACGGAAATCGACGGTCAGGCGATCCTGAGCGTCGTCGACAACGGCCCGGGGCTCGACGGCGAGGCCCTCGAACGGCTGTTCGAGCCGTTCTTCACGACCAAACCGGCCGGCATCGGCCTGGGCCTCGGCCTGTCCATCTCGCACGGGATCGTGGAGAGCCTCGGCGGCCGGCTTGCGGCAGACAATTACCCCGGCCGCGGGGCGCGGCTCGTTCTCTCGCTGCCGCTGCATGACAATTCAATCGGGCATCGGGAGGCTCTCGCCATTGCCTGA